From Leishmania braziliensis MHOM/BR/75/M2904 complete genome, chromosome 35:
CCTCGCActgacacgcacacaggcgaACCTGCACGAACACGCGTAGCGGAAAGacgcggaaaaaaaaaagacaagaCACACCAGCCTCTCTTCTCGACGTGGGCTGACTATGAAAGGGAAGTTGAGGTGTTCTGCGCTGCCCTCGTTGTAcctgcggcagtgccgcGTCTTCGCAGGACAGCAAAGCGATGCACACGTCAGTGAGGAAGCGACAAGGGCAAGAGAGTGAGAGCAAGAGGTCTGAAAAGACAGTAGGGGAGAGCATCGAGTGAGAAGTTAtctggcgccaccgccacctctgcgcgAGAACAACTTTTGCTTCCCGTAGAGTCTCTCGCCGCTTCTACTGGCACAAGCCCACGTGGCGAACCCTTTCCGAAGGAGCGGCTGCCAACACGCATCCCTGCCGCAAACGGAGCCTTGTACGATAGCTGCCCTACTCTCTTCAgcttatttttttttttgcccttccccccacgagaaagaaaggagcTCAGGGAGCCGCACACCTAAAGTACGAGAAGAGTCAATGGTTTGTGCAAAccagggaaaagaaaacaaaactAACTCTGTGTAACACTGAGGAAGTGGGAAAAATAATCGAGCAGCACAACACCGCACAGGAAGACTTGGGCGCAAAGGGAAAGTACCCGAGAAGCAAACAGCGAATATGCAAAGCATACGCATCACCCTTGCGCTGCGTCCAATAGAACAGTCACCGTCGCGCTTAAGTGCTTCGCTTTGCTTGAGGTGCTGGGCCGCGTCATCCTCACTCTACAGTTCAAGGAAGCCGAAGGAGGGTAACTGAGGTGCGCCGTTCAGCTGAGCCGGCACGCAGGCAGGGTTCACCATGTCGTGCTGTTCATACGGTGCCCACTCTGGCATCTTCAAGTGCTCCCCAGCAAACATCACATCGCCGTCTATCGACTTGATGAGCTCCTCTAGTGTCGTAAACGCGGATTGCGAGCGAATTGCCTCAAGCGTGAGGATGCGCACTACACAGCCGTAGAAGTCACCATCAAACTTGTGCAGGAAGTGCACCTCCGCACTGACATCCACGTTCTTAAACTGCGGGTTGTTGCCAACGGACATCACAAACGGAAAAGGTCCAAGCGGGGCGAGGGACAAATCCCCATTGCGGGGCTCCTCCGTgctcggcgctgccgcctccacacAACCCCATCCCCAGAACACGAAGTTATCGTACGGCTTCAGGAAGTCGATGGCCGGCTCGCTGAGCTCCAAGTTCGCTGTAGGGTACCCGAGCTGCGTCCCGCCACGGCCAAAGCCGTGAATTACCTTACCGCGCAGGAACCACGGCTTCATTTAATGTGAATTGAAGAAGCCGGTGAAACAAGACCAAAATGAGGGCAAAGAGGGACAGAGTTACTGCGAAGAGAGAGTCGTGacaacgaggagagagagagagagcaggtTTCAGTGGTCAACGTTGAGTAAAACGAGTACTAGATACGtcaaaagggaaaaggccGTGAGGAGTGGGGTGTGCGCAGCATTAATGGGGGTAAAGGGGGGAACACAAGAACAGGAGAAAGGTCCCACCTCAACGACTTCGTCTTTGGGGATTCCGCAGCGGGAacgggaaaggaagaggaaaggcacGATAAGAACGAATTAGACGTTAGTGAGGGAAAAGATACTGTTTTCCCGGACAGCAGGGACGGGTGCAAGGGCCTCCACCGCCCCCTACCCCAACTGGGAGATGCCGCTTCATCTGGGTGCCTCTGGAGATCCCCCGTACGCTTGGCGTAGTATATACATACGTGTCAGTGTGCAGTTTATTTTCTGGGGGGGCCCGACCCATGGTGTGAGATGCGACATAAGTCCACCTCCAACACGAGGCGGACGTGGCtaacgcagagagagaaattgcgggagagagcaaagcgaGCCGTGGGACCGTGGGAacggaaaagaggagaacgTGACCGCACGGCAACAGAGACGTCTTCGTTGGCATTTCATACGCCTGTTAGGGGGAGACTGGGCCCTGTATCGCTTTCTCATCCGGCAGACGACATGACCTCCATGACATTCATCTCTCAGATTAGCAcgagaaaggcaaaaaaaaaaaaaagaaatgtCGTCAGCTCGTTCGCCTTATGCAGAGAGGGGACGTGCCACCAAGCGGGAAAATCATCAGTCAATCAGCCCCGATCTCTTCATTCACTTTCGGCTCGTGATACTTTTCTTCAGCGGATGCTTAGAAGCGCTATCGTTGTGATTAAcgaagcaccagcagcagcggtgcgagttccaaagaagaaaggcaGCGGAATTTCGCAATAGAAGGCCAAAGTAGTCAGTGGTGGGTATACATGGGGAGTGGTGTGAGGTGAATAAGCGCGTGAGCTACAACGTTGTGTGACAGAATGTTACGATGATAGAGAACGGCTAATATTTGCATTTGTTTATatttgcgtgtgtgtgcctgccgCTGTTGTCTGATGGGAGGGTGACGCCTGACGAAAGGAAGAAGTGCGTCAAGAGTAGGGGgagtgaagaagaaaaaaatggaAGAGCAGCGGAAGCCGTTCGAGTTAGCAGAGATGGAACCCAACCACCCTAACCCTCGCCATGAGATGAAAGGACGGGAATACAGCCTGCGTACAGGAGCAAGGGGCTTACCTTCATTGTAAGTGGGGAAAGAGACAGACAGATTGTCGGTGCAGTGCAGCTCACACAGAAACGCACACAGGGATGTCAAGACATGTGCCTACGCAACAGTGCGAGCGTACTGTAGTGTTTTTTTCCAAGTAAATAGCGCAGAGAAACTCCCTAAAGCAAACGCCAAAGCGATGCTCTCGACttggagaggagaggcgtcATCCGGAGGTCTCTCTTTCGTGCCACAGTTTCTTCGCTAACGTTGctgtttttctgttgttgttatTTTGCCGTTGGTGTGGATGAGTTTGAtttgttcccccccccctcgtcgACTGCGTTGAGCTTGTTGCCTTGCAGTACTTGGGGCATGACCCATAAAGCAACCGTCACGAAGAGAAACCAAGGAATAGGGTTGAGCGCGGAGAAGGGAGTCAACAACTCGAAAAAAATACCACAGGGAGTCAAGGAAGACGGGGGAAGATTCagtgagggggggagggcacacacacacacatacacacacaaaaaaaacaTAGGTGCACATGCAtgtacacccacacacacagacatgtGCATACGTGAGCACGTCCGTGTCATAAGGCCGTACAGGGGGGAGACGGTTTCATTTTCTTGTAAACTGTCTTCGAAGGTGGCGAAAGCGAACCAGAGGAGGGGCAGCACTGGGGGCCGGCGGGGTGGATGGAAGGTGGATGCCCGAACGAagcaaaaagaggaaagagaacaGGGGCGCGCACGACACACACCTCGTCACAGACTCGAAAAcgcagagagacacacaagcCAGCGAGGGGAAGCGAGCAGAGTAAAGAAGGAgcccagcaacagcaaaagaagagaagtCTCACGAGCAAAGAATACGCAGACATGCCTgcacacaaaaagagagacagtCAGAGAACGGCATTCATGCTCACCTTGACGAGACACAAACACCacaaggaaaacaaaaataagcacagcaacagcacgtATATGAGAGAGATGCACATGAAAGAGTgggcgaggagaggaaagggaggtcGTCGAGTACGCGAAGCGCAAGCAcgagacagaggaggagggggaagaaggggacGACTCGCAGAGAGCTCACGCGAGCGAGCAAAAGgaacaaaaaagagacacacaaagagagtgagaaagaaaaaaaacaccacCAACGTCAACAGTGCACCTCGTCGGCACCGAGCCGCACGCAGCACATGAGTGCACCACGGGAGCAAAagaagacggagagagacgggCGAGTGAGTGGGAAGCGGAACAGACGGAAAGTCGTTGCTGACAAGACAACGCAAAAGCAGAGAAAACGGTCGTCTAACTTATGTGCTTCGCAACAGCATCGCAGTagagcgccagcgcagagaagtacacacacacacacacacacacacacgcgtgccgTCGTACGCCCCCTCAGCGCTCTACAAAGCTGTGTTTCAGAAGCGCTACAGCCGAGGAGCGGCTGGTGTGGCTCAGGGTCAAGCACTGCTCAATAAAGTCGCGCGCCTCGCCAGTCATCTCGCAAGTGTCCACGAGCACCGGGGTCAGTTTGCCGCTCCCCACGTTGGCAATAAATGTCTCAGGATCGGTAAAGGTTTCTGGCGGGTACGGATAGGTCCCTGTGAGGCACAGATGCACAATGATGCCCAAGCTCCAGATGTCGCTCGTCGGATGCAAAAGACCTTGGCAGGCCTGCGGGGACATGAAGAGAGGCGTCCCGGCTACCGAAAGGGTCACGTCAGTGCCGCTTGACTTGCTGCGGCTCGAATGGCTCTCCGCGAACTCGAGGCTGGCACTGCTGGGCACTGCCACCGACAAACCGCCGCTTCCGCTGCGCAAGTGCGGTGTCATGACAGAGCGTCCAAAGTCAATTAGCTTCACGCGACTCCGATCCGTTGTGTTGGTGATGATAACGTTGTTGGGTGACAAATCCCGGTGGATGATGCCGCGGTCCCGATGCAGGTAGACCAGAGCGTTCAGAAGCTCACGTGTATAGAAGCGCACCACCCCGGGCAGTAGTACCTTGAACTTCTGCAGCACAGTCGCGAGCGTCTCGCAAGCGTACTCCATCGAAAAATACTCCGCGTTGTCGTCCTTCCAGGCACTGACGATGTTGACAATGTTACGGTGATGCACCTCCCGCAAGAGATCCACTTCGTGCCGCAACAGCGACACCTGCTTCTCTGCTCGACGGTCGGCACGCTTCACAGCAACCAGATAACCGTCTGGGTGAAAGCCCTGGAAGACCATCACCTCGTCACTCGAGCTCCTATCAATACGCCTCGTGCAGGAGCAGACCACAGACGATGGCTGCGCCGTCGCGCGCTGGCTGAGCCGGGAACGGGAACGCTGGGCAACAGACATCATCGACAACTCTTGGCTAGGGTCTACCTCGCTGGAAATGTCCACCTCACTCCGCGCCTCTATCTTCTCCTGGACACTAAAGGGTACTGTGCTGCCTGAAAACAAAGGGAGAACCGAGGAGactgcggcggtgctcgcAGAGGCGCGCCGACGCGCAGAGCCAGAACATGCCAACACCGATTCATGGCTCGCGTCGGACGTAAGACGAGCAATCGTGGTATCGATCGACTGGGAGCTGGCTTGCTGCCCAAACGGCCGTGGCGACCACTCATCGCTGGCTGGAACCTCCGTTACAGGTTGAAAGCCATTACGACCGTGTGTCTGGTGACTCTTGTTACTGCCACTGTCACACCGCCCTCGCGAAGAGCGCACAGCAGTGCTCCCCATTGTGGGCACGcaggcagcaacagcagcagcagcctcctCGTTCTTTGGCGCCGGGAGTAGAACAGAGGCTTGACGTTGCCGACAGAAGTCCAACTGTGACGGCAGTAAAACTCCCGAGGTTAGCGGTGTCAGCGTCAGCATCTCGGTCACATCAGATTCTGCTAAACTCCAGCTGTTGGAGAGGAGATGCGGCCTCTGCGCAGTCATGGTGACGCTGCCCAGGTCCGGCTCTGTCGGAGATGCGAGTGCGGCCCACATCTGGTCTCCGTTCGACATGTCGGGCAGGGCAGTGGTTGGAGTTGACATCTCAAAAACGCAGCGCGTCGCAGGCGACAAGGAAGAGCAGCCGGCGACGTTGTCGCGCAGcgaaagaggcgcagagcCGGACTCCAGCACATTGCCTCCGCGGCAGAAGGACTGGGTCGCAGAAGAAAGTGGCTCATCGTTCCTCCGCAGAGAGCTGAGTGGTCCTGCATCCGCCTCTAGTGCTATCGCGACCTCGCACGGCCGATGCAGAGACTCCTTGATGGCCCTTGGTCCTGTTGGCCCTTCTCGTTGCGGAGTCGGCGATACGTAGGGGATGCGAGCGGGAGATGAGCGGTGCATTAGTGCTTGACGGAAAGTTGCAAGCTCCCCCGCGCTACAATCGCGTGGTAGCGCGGGAGGTGGCACAGCGACGTTGCTTCGGCACGACTCCCCTGTTCCCGAGCTGcaaccaccgccgcccccgctAGTCGAAAGAATGGACGGTGCGCGGAGCCGGTCAGGGTTTGACATTCGAGGCGCTATgggcgcctcctcctcctcttcccacaCCGGCGGTGGGCGGAAGTACGACGTCAGAAGACTTTCTGCAGCCCACTCGGCAACGCCCTCAATcgaaagaaggaaagagggcgaGCTCTCTGACGCTACTTTGCCCTCCAAAACGTGTGGACGACGCTGACGTGCAGCGCGCTCCAGAAAACCTGCCACATATCGAAGGTGTGCGGCAGCCCTCGCAAaaccgccgcagctgccgctttTCCGACTCCACGCTTCCAATGCATCCGCAGCCTCCTTGTACTCACCGTTGCGCATCGCCGCTATCGCTCTATGCATCTGCGCCCGCTGTTTCCTGTCGACGTCGCCGTCGTGAAGCTGGTACACCAGAAATGCCTGCTGGCGCAAATCCATCACGTAGTCTACCGGGAGACTTTGCGACTCACACGAGGCATCCGCAAGAAACCCGGCGTGACACAGTGCGCCATAGTCAAACAGTgccgccagctccgccagcaGACGGGCAAAATCGTACTCCACTGTTCCAAAACTGACGTAGAGCCGCCCTTGCGTACCGCGCGTGGGGCAAGTGTAAGCATCAAAGCGGTGCACAGCGATACCCCACCTCACCGAAGTGCCAAGATAGGTCGGCCGCCACTCCACAAGCGCCTTGCTCGCTGCCACAGCCAGTGCCACGGCTGCAGGGCTTGCTACCAGAGAAGGTAGTGGGGAAACGGTGTTGAAGGAGAAGACCACCTCGGATACACTCACCTCCGTAATAGCGGCGTACGACGTTCGAGGTACGGCGCGGAGGCGCTGATGAAACTCGTTCGAGAGCCGCTGCaactcctccagctgcgcccGCGTCAGGGGACTCTGCTGCACGAGTAGCTCAGTCGGAACCATGAGACGGCACACCACCACAGTGACCGACTCTTGCCGCTTGCTCACGTCCACGGGGTGCTGCGGTCGCCGGGAGAAAACGGCTTCGCTCATTCGATACCGAGACCCGCGTTGTGTGCCACACAACGACCACGACTCCTTCTCCGCCGTGGGTACTGCAGGTTGAACACCGCAAGGGAGCGAGCGGCTGTTGTTACTGCTGCAAAACGGGCCGTCAGTCGGTGTTGTCGCTACTACAGGGCAATCGCTGATCCAGTTGGTGTCTTCATGTGGCATGACGAGGCTGCGCCGCTCCGAGGCGAGAAAGGAGCGCCACTCCGCCTGGTTCACCTCTATTGCGCACGTGAGATTATTAACAAGTCGACCCACCTCTTCATGCCACCGAACGGCGAATGGAGAGAAGCTGCTCACATGAGCACTGTCGTTGGCAGATTGCTGtaccgccgcggcagctgcgtcgaTCGGCATCGCGCTGTCGCAACGGCCCCCCAAGTCCTCCACTGCGAGGTGATGAATATCTAAATGTGAAGGCGCGTCTGCAAGTCGGACACACAGTGCAAAGGCGCGCAGGTGGCAGCGGATGGCGAGGCGGTAGAGCACGGCATAGAGGCTAAcgccgcccccgccgccCATCACCAAAAATGCAAGCAGAatgccgagcagcagcgccgattCAGCCGTCATACCTCCCACGTGAGGACggagcaccaccgtcgcgtAGCTGGACTCCTGCAATGTAACAGCCCAGTAGTGTAAACTTAACAGCAGAACGACGGCACACAATGGCATGACGCAGAGCGTGCcgcccaca
This genomic window contains:
- a CDS encoding riboflavin kinase/fmn adenylyltransferase-like protein, coding for MKPWFLRGKVIHGFGRGGTQLGYPTANLELSEPAIDFLKPYDNFVFWGWGCVEAAAPSTEEPRNGDLSLAPLGPFPFVMSVGNNPQFKNVDVSAEVHFLHKFDGDFYGCVVRILTLEAIRSQSAFTTLEELIKSIDGDVMFAGEHLKMPEWAPYEQHDMVNPACVPAQLNGAPQLPSFGFLEL
- a CDS encoding putative protein kinase — translated: MEHGDFVAMTPHSPCTRSMASSRHIDKGTEDTRGQNEMQRERDMANGVSTPRRQLSHDRMDEIISTASQRHMQQQSEKELDRGPPAVVVSPNAISVFPHQSSSSLVSFITPSSSSQMIPGTIPSESVVLSTPLVGQRGPHRHMRPLDKVSSLDNEQVYSHEDRRPSHYTMASYSSGGAGVSLEVDNLAELGNTPCPTPFGRRFTQLEPPLPQVTLNSRLASARSTPADGTGTSSGSQETRASSKWSTASRHCYVPGRASRLHSGTSVSDGGGGPFIALLSTTSRATTQASQPTTRGPNESLHGLDTSDTRASLLSLTSETVSTSEWTTLTPVRHRDEYVMHRTSLPPPPSMRTRTFIHAGAMAPTLLAPDMYTSTRLMPSPMMVSTSLAVEPQPLEPYFITHNPLTKQQRLSDKDLGGHATASFQFYDGDAPGTAVTPRAHYAGRRSPLLRGCAGTGRGASRTPPIAVLVPFAPEPAAPASASPPPTQQLEGEAYEVNASSLSSERSWCYGELPSLRPHRQEPAPAPESRASVCVSPLHPSLSHVFLPSPEPPLSRSTPAHSSPPCNDDPTLLEYVAGLKPPRGSCSIRGGLLCVGGTLCVMPLCAVVLLLSLHYWAVTLQESSYATVVLRPHVGGMTAESALLLGILLAFLVMGGGGGVSLYAVLYRLAIRCHLRAFALCVRLADAPSHLDIHHLAVEDLGGRCDSAMPIDAAAAAVQQSANDSAHVSSFSPFAVRWHEEVGRLVNNLTCAIEVNQAEWRSFLASERRSLVMPHEDTNWISDCPVVATTPTDGPFCSSNNSRSLPCGVQPAVPTAEKESWSLCGTQRGSRYRMSEAVFSRRPQHPVDVSKRQESVTVVVCRLMVPTELLVQQSPLTRAQLEELQRLSNEFHQRLRAVPRTSYAAITEVSVSEVVFSFNTVSPLPSLVASPAAVALAVAASKALVEWRPTYLGTSVRWGIAVHRFDAYTCPTRGTQGRLYVSFGTVEYDFARLLAELAALFDYGALCHAGFLADASCESQSLPVDYVMDLRQQAFLVYQLHDGDVDRKQRAQMHRAIAAMRNGEYKEAADALEAWSRKSGSCGGFARAAAHLRYVAGFLERAARQRRPHVLEGKVASESSPSFLLSIEGVAEWAAESLLTSYFRPPPVWEEEEEAPIAPRMSNPDRLRAPSILSTSGGGGGCSSGTGESCRSNVAVPPPALPRDCSAGELATFRQALMHRSSPARIPYVSPTPQREGPTGPRAIKESLHRPCEVAIALEADAGPLSSLRRNDEPLSSATQSFCRGGNVLESGSAPLSLRDNVAGCSSLSPATRCVFEMSTPTTALPDMSNGDQMWAALASPTEPDLGSVTMTAQRPHLLSNSWSLAESDVTEMLTLTPLTSGVLLPSQLDFCRQRQASVLLPAPKNEEAAAAVAACVPTMGSTAVRSSRGRCDSGSNKSHQTHGRNGFQPVTEVPASDEWSPRPFGQQASSQSIDTTIARLTSDASHESVLACSGSARRRASASTAAVSSVLPLFSGSTVPFSVQEKIEARSEVDISSEVDPSQELSMMSVAQRSRSRLSQRATAQPSSVVCSCTRRIDRSSSDEVMVFQGFHPDGYLVAVKRADRRAEKQVSLLRHEVDLLREVHHRNIVNIVSAWKDDNAEYFSMEYACETLATVLQKFKVLLPGVVRFYTRELLNALVYLHRDRGIIHRDLSPNNVIITNTTDRSRVKLIDFGRSVMTPHLRSGSGGLSVAVPSSASLEFAESHSSRSKSSGTDVTLSVAGTPLFMSPQACQGLLHPTSDIWSLGIIVHLCLTGTYPYPPETFTDPETFIANVGSGKLTPVLVDTCEMTGEARDFIEQCLTLSHTSRSSAVALLKHSFVER